One Cryobacterium sp. CG_9.6 genomic region harbors:
- a CDS encoding FdhF/YdeP family oxidoreductase, whose amino-acid sequence MTREHPSAVEPDETDLEVTKPKDWAAGVPGVYHSMKPALEQMGVIRTGKTMLALNQKDGFDCPSCAWPDPTHRKTFEFCENGAKAVTWEATPVTIDSDFWAEYSLDDLLEKSEYWLGMQGRLTEPVYKRAGENHYRPISWNDAFSVLATKLNALASPDEAAFYTSGRASNEAAFAYQLFVRAFGTNNLPDCSNMCHESTGWAMGQTLGIGKATISYDDFAQADLIIIMGQNPGTNHPRMLTALEEAKDAGAEIVAVNPLPEAGLHRYKNPQRVKGIIGRGTPIANQHVQIRLGGDMALLQAVSKRVLAAEAKHPGTVLDHEFLATHCSGLEDLTKHLHLLDEQAVLEATGLEAHEIDELAARYIKADRVIVTWAMGLTQQKKAVSTIKEIINLLLLRGNIGKPGAGACPIRGHSNVQGDRTMGIWEQMPPAFMNALEQEFGFDPPREHGADAVETINRLRDGEIKVFMALGGNLVAAISDTNAAEAAMRGAEMTVQVSTKLNRSHVVTGAEALILPTMGRTEIDMQASGPQFVSVEDTVCAVHPSWGKVDPVAPDLLSEVAIVSRLARVVLGDTVKINWAGFEQNYDLIRDHISHVVDGCENYNQKIRQEGGFMLPNGPRDSRTFPTPVGKAILTVNVLERVDRPQGTLILQTLRSHDQFNTTIYGHNDRYRGIKNGRHVVFVNPDDLAELGLVDGQFVDVHGVFSDNVPRVLRKFRLVSYPTARGCAAAYYPEANVLVPLTHLAEGSNTPVSKSVIVRLDPVAADTNNDPGTKASAVPERSGAALPG is encoded by the coding sequence ATGACTCGCGAGCATCCCTCGGCGGTAGAACCGGACGAGACCGACCTTGAAGTGACAAAACCGAAAGACTGGGCCGCGGGTGTGCCCGGCGTGTACCACTCCATGAAGCCGGCGCTGGAGCAGATGGGTGTGATCCGGACCGGTAAGACGATGCTCGCCCTCAATCAGAAAGACGGCTTTGACTGCCCGAGTTGCGCGTGGCCAGACCCCACTCACCGGAAGACCTTCGAATTCTGCGAGAACGGTGCGAAAGCCGTCACGTGGGAGGCAACACCGGTCACCATCGACTCGGACTTCTGGGCCGAGTATTCCCTCGATGATTTGCTGGAGAAGTCGGAATATTGGCTGGGAATGCAGGGTCGTCTGACCGAGCCGGTCTATAAGCGCGCCGGTGAGAACCATTACCGACCGATCAGCTGGAACGATGCGTTTTCGGTGCTGGCTACGAAGCTGAATGCGCTCGCGTCCCCGGACGAGGCTGCTTTCTATACGAGTGGCCGCGCCTCGAATGAGGCCGCTTTCGCATACCAGCTTTTTGTGCGTGCTTTCGGCACGAACAACCTGCCTGACTGTTCCAACATGTGCCATGAGTCAACCGGATGGGCCATGGGGCAGACGTTGGGCATCGGCAAAGCCACGATCAGCTACGACGACTTCGCCCAAGCCGATCTCATCATCATCATGGGCCAGAATCCGGGAACAAACCATCCGCGGATGCTGACAGCCTTGGAAGAGGCGAAGGATGCCGGTGCGGAGATCGTCGCCGTCAATCCGCTGCCGGAGGCCGGGCTGCACCGCTACAAGAACCCGCAGCGAGTCAAGGGAATCATCGGGCGCGGCACCCCCATCGCAAACCAGCACGTCCAGATCCGGCTGGGCGGCGATATGGCTCTGCTCCAGGCGGTCTCCAAACGGGTGCTGGCCGCCGAGGCGAAGCATCCCGGAACAGTGCTAGACCACGAGTTTTTGGCGACGCACTGCTCGGGCCTAGAAGACCTCACCAAGCATCTGCACCTGCTCGATGAGCAGGCCGTGCTTGAGGCGACAGGACTTGAGGCGCACGAGATTGATGAATTGGCCGCACGTTACATTAAGGCCGATCGCGTGATTGTGACCTGGGCCATGGGTCTGACCCAGCAGAAGAAGGCCGTCTCGACCATCAAAGAGATTATTAATTTGCTCTTGTTGCGGGGGAACATCGGCAAACCCGGTGCGGGTGCCTGCCCGATTCGCGGTCACAGTAATGTGCAGGGTGATCGCACCATGGGCATTTGGGAACAAATGCCTCCGGCATTCATGAACGCCCTCGAGCAAGAGTTCGGGTTTGATCCCCCCCGAGAACACGGGGCGGATGCCGTTGAGACCATTAACAGGCTGCGGGACGGTGAGATCAAGGTTTTCATGGCGCTCGGTGGGAACCTGGTCGCGGCAATCAGTGACACGAACGCGGCCGAAGCTGCCATGCGGGGCGCTGAGATGACTGTGCAGGTATCTACGAAACTGAACCGGTCTCATGTGGTCACCGGTGCTGAGGCACTCATCCTGCCTACGATGGGTCGCACCGAGATCGATATGCAGGCGTCGGGGCCGCAGTTCGTGTCGGTCGAGGACACGGTCTGTGCCGTGCATCCGTCGTGGGGGAAGGTCGATCCGGTGGCACCCGACCTCCTTTCGGAGGTGGCGATAGTTTCTCGGCTGGCGCGAGTTGTTCTCGGTGACACAGTGAAGATTAATTGGGCCGGTTTCGAGCAGAACTATGACCTCATTCGCGACCACATCTCTCACGTGGTCGACGGGTGCGAGAACTACAACCAGAAGATCCGTCAGGAAGGCGGATTCATGCTTCCTAACGGCCCGCGGGATTCGCGCACTTTTCCCACGCCCGTCGGCAAGGCGATACTCACTGTCAACGTTCTCGAGCGCGTCGATCGCCCGCAGGGCACTCTCATTTTGCAGACACTGCGCTCACACGACCAGTTCAACACCACCATCTACGGGCACAACGACCGGTATCGCGGCATCAAAAACGGCCGCCACGTGGTCTTTGTGAATCCCGACGACCTCGCCGAGCTGGGCCTTGTCGATGGCCAGTTCGTAGATGTGCACGGGGTGTTCAGTGACAATGTCCCGCGTGTGTTGCGCAAATTCAGGTTGGTCTCTTACCCCACCGCTCGCGGGTGCGCGGCGGCCTACTATCCGGAGGCGAACGTTC